In Roseibium salinum, a single genomic region encodes these proteins:
- a CDS encoding ATP-binding cassette domain-containing protein, with amino-acid sequence MTAILQVRELEKIYTRGRFDRTPTFRLTADFTIEKPGIVGMMGPNGSGKTTLFELITGSNAPSRGQVLVNGRDIHKVRTDQRDRLAIHYHQSYQVRHFRTFMPNLLLQPAGSDYPVLHLFDEPQFNTQDGYIGFMLDFFRRLRDENRLVFLCVHPNELFHLEILQEICEQFIFVHKGSVTPLAGYEAVLAHEPARAYLGDLLTERAA; translated from the coding sequence ATGACAGCCATTTTACAGGTGCGCGAACTGGAAAAGATCTACACCAGAGGGCGCTTTGATCGAACCCCGACGTTCCGGCTGACGGCCGATTTCACCATCGAGAAGCCCGGTATCGTCGGCATGATGGGCCCCAACGGATCAGGGAAAACCACGTTGTTCGAACTGATTACCGGATCCAACGCCCCCAGCCGTGGCCAGGTGCTTGTCAACGGCCGCGACATCCACAAGGTCCGCACGGACCAGCGTGATCGCCTGGCGATCCACTATCACCAGTCCTATCAGGTGCGGCACTTCAGAACCTTCATGCCCAACCTGCTGCTGCAGCCTGCCGGGTCGGACTATCCGGTCCTGCATCTGTTCGACGAACCTCAGTTCAACACGCAGGACGGCTATATCGGCTTCATGCTGGATTTTTTCCGCAGGCTTCGGGACGAGAACCGCCTGGTGTTTCTCTGTGTTCACCCCAATGAATTGTTCCACCTCGAAATTCTTCAGGAGATCTGCGAGCAGTTCATCTTCGTCCACAAGGGTTCGGTGACGCCGCTTGCCGGTTACGAGGCGGTTCTGGCCCATGAGCCGGCCCGCGCCTATCTCGGCGATCTTTTGACGGAGCGCGCAGCATGA
- a CDS encoding ABC transporter ATP-binding protein — MPECANAMLDVQSIETFYGETQALFGPSISVGEGEVVSLLGPNGAGKTTTIRSILGLTPPRNGRVFFDKKEVTRLSTHKISRLGIGWVPDDRRIFPSLSGKRNLALGARKTRFRSWSVDEMVEIFPALDHLMVRDCENMSGGELQMVSISRALLGAPGLVLFDEPSQGLAPKIVQDVMRTIRRLKGEGISCLIVEQNALAALEVSDRVYVMDRGRIEHEGSARELLDNAPLRRRLIGM; from the coding sequence ATGCCGGAATGTGCCAACGCAATGCTGGATGTCCAGTCCATCGAGACTTTCTATGGCGAAACGCAGGCCCTGTTCGGCCCCTCCATCAGTGTTGGCGAAGGTGAAGTCGTTTCACTGCTGGGGCCGAACGGAGCGGGCAAGACGACGACCATACGCTCGATCCTGGGTCTGACGCCGCCGCGCAACGGCAGGGTTTTCTTCGACAAGAAGGAGGTAACCCGCCTGTCGACGCACAAGATCTCGCGGCTCGGAATAGGCTGGGTTCCCGACGACCGCCGGATTTTTCCGTCGCTGTCGGGAAAGCGCAACCTTGCCCTTGGTGCCCGCAAGACCCGGTTCAGATCCTGGTCGGTCGACGAAATGGTGGAGATATTTCCCGCCCTGGATCACCTCATGGTCCGCGATTGCGAGAACATGTCGGGCGGCGAACTGCAGATGGTCTCCATCAGCCGGGCGCTGCTTGGCGCACCGGGTCTGGTTCTCTTCGATGAACCCAGCCAGGGCCTGGCTCCGAAGATCGTCCAGGACGTCATGCGCACCATACGGCGGCTGAAGGGCGAAGGCATCTCCTGCCTCATCGTCGAGCAGAATGCGCTTGCGGCGCTGGAGGTTTCCGACCGGGTCTATGTGATGGACCGCGGACGGATCGAGCACGAAGGATCCGCCCGGGAATTATTGGATAACGCGCCGCTTCGGCGCCGCCTTATCGGGATGTGA
- a CDS encoding ABC transporter ATP-binding protein: MAFFEANGLRKRFGARVVLENISLSVEQGTVHGIMGPNGAGKTTCFHVLTGHHAPDGGKIVFDGQDITGKKPYQIARMGISRSFQIMNLFDDTVVLENVALALPEFRERAFDVVGDLFEDRRIVGAALEVLEQVGLAHRAWDKADSLPYGERRALEIAVALAARPRLVFLDEPTSGLGTEATRNLADLIRRIRKDYTIVLIEHDMRFLFDLADTISVIHWGQVIAEDTPQNLQQNKWVARSALGEVA, from the coding sequence ATGGCATTCTTCGAGGCAAATGGCTTGCGAAAACGCTTCGGCGCACGGGTGGTGCTGGAAAACATATCGTTGTCGGTCGAGCAGGGAACGGTTCACGGCATCATGGGACCCAATGGAGCCGGCAAGACCACGTGCTTTCATGTGCTCACGGGTCACCATGCGCCCGACGGCGGCAAGATCGTTTTCGACGGGCAGGACATCACCGGCAAGAAGCCCTACCAGATCGCACGGATGGGCATTTCCCGCAGCTTCCAGATCATGAACCTGTTCGACGACACCGTCGTCCTCGAGAACGTGGCCCTGGCACTCCCCGAGTTTCGCGAGCGGGCATTCGATGTTGTCGGCGACCTGTTCGAGGATCGGCGGATCGTCGGCGCGGCATTGGAGGTGCTGGAACAGGTGGGCCTGGCCCACCGGGCCTGGGACAAGGCGGATTCTCTGCCCTATGGCGAGCGCCGGGCCCTGGAGATTGCGGTGGCGCTGGCGGCCAGGCCACGCCTGGTCTTTCTGGACGAGCCCACGTCGGGCTTGGGAACGGAAGCCACCAGGAACCTCGCCGACCTCATCAGGCGCATTCGCAAGGACTACACGATCGTCCTTATCGAACACGACATGCGCTTCCTGTTCGACCTGGCCGACACCATCTCGGTCATTCACTGGGGACAGGTGATTGCGGAGGACACGCCCCAGAACCTGCAACAGAACAAATGGGTCGCCAGATCCGCCCTCGGGGAGGTGGCGTGA
- a CDS encoding branched-chain amino acid ABC transporter permease, with protein sequence MISLSDIPAHGGTPVTLGMGLFLAALATAPFWLESVGLYQYLGIEVAIWILFAMGFNLLFGYIGLHSFGHGAYLGVGAYAFGLFQQGVAVNLWGGLLAAILAAAVAGAIVAAFVSHRRGIYFALMSIAFGQVFWFCAIKLHWLTGGEDGLLGIPRPDLSLGFVSIPLDDNRALYWFVAVVVAVSVLALWRLVNAPFGRVLQAIRQNETRARFVGYNVWLIKWLTFVLSAAFAGLAGGLFAMAQESAYPDVMSLHQSGLIVMMVLVGGGLVSFWGPVLGVVLYFLARDFIGGITETWLLWFGLMFMLMVMTRPEGLAGLIHVVRRQLGHEAATRSEAPKTKEV encoded by the coding sequence ATGATTTCCCTTTCCGATATCCCTGCCCATGGCGGGACCCCCGTCACACTGGGGATGGGGCTCTTTCTGGCGGCTCTCGCCACGGCGCCCTTCTGGCTGGAGTCGGTCGGCCTTTATCAATACCTGGGGATCGAGGTCGCGATCTGGATCCTGTTCGCCATGGGGTTCAACCTGCTCTTCGGCTATATCGGCCTCCACAGCTTCGGGCATGGCGCCTATCTCGGCGTCGGCGCATATGCCTTTGGCCTGTTTCAGCAGGGCGTTGCCGTAAACCTCTGGGGCGGACTGCTGGCAGCAATTCTCGCGGCAGCCGTGGCAGGCGCCATTGTGGCCGCGTTTGTCTCCCATCGGCGCGGGATCTATTTTGCGCTGATGTCGATTGCTTTCGGTCAGGTCTTCTGGTTCTGCGCCATCAAGCTGCATTGGCTGACCGGCGGCGAGGATGGCCTCTTGGGGATTCCCCGGCCTGACCTCTCCCTTGGTTTCGTATCCATTCCACTCGATGACAACCGCGCCCTCTACTGGTTCGTGGCCGTGGTGGTTGCCGTGTCGGTGCTTGCGCTCTGGCGCCTCGTCAATGCGCCGTTCGGGCGGGTTCTGCAGGCAATCCGGCAGAATGAGACCCGCGCCCGTTTCGTCGGCTACAATGTCTGGCTCATAAAATGGCTCACATTCGTGCTTTCGGCCGCCTTTGCCGGACTTGCGGGGGGACTGTTCGCGATGGCGCAGGAGAGCGCCTATCCGGACGTCATGAGCCTGCACCAGTCCGGCCTGATCGTAATGATGGTTCTGGTCGGCGGCGGGCTCGTCAGCTTCTGGGGTCCGGTCCTCGGCGTCGTCCTCTACTTTCTCGCAAGGGACTTCATCGGCGGCATCACGGAAACATGGCTGCTCTGGTTCGGCCTGATGTTCATGCTGATGGTCATGACCCGGCCGGAAGGACTGGCCGGTCTGATCCATGTCGTGCGGCGACAACTCGGCCACGAAGCGGCAACGCGCTCGGAAGCGCCGAAGACGAAGGAGGTCTGA
- a CDS encoding branched-chain amino acid ABC transporter permease: MDLLLPHIVNGLTLGLLFAMIALGFTLIVGVMEIINLAHGSLFALGAYFAMAWIGGDWFGASEFGIWWASLPVGMRYASALIFGPLCAAAAGMVLELCVRRTYGKAPLYGLLLTFGAALVIEELIRISWGTGEQSLTVPQLINGAFLAGGMIFSKYKFFAAGFAALSIVCVWLFLEKTPYGAIIKAGSHDSEMVRALGYDLSRLRLLVFGLGAALAGLAGVVMAPIWGLRPHIGVDVIIPAFLIIVLGGVGSFWGAVIAAALVGLAVGITGAYAPAWSMLSMYLLLIAVVTFRARGLMGRKSALEN; encoded by the coding sequence ATGGACCTTCTTCTTCCACACATCGTCAACGGCCTCACGCTGGGGCTACTGTTCGCCATGATCGCCCTGGGCTTCACGCTGATCGTCGGGGTGATGGAAATCATCAATCTCGCCCATGGTTCCCTGTTCGCGCTCGGCGCCTATTTCGCGATGGCCTGGATCGGCGGGGACTGGTTTGGCGCGAGCGAGTTCGGCATCTGGTGGGCGTCGCTTCCCGTCGGGATGCGATATGCCTCGGCCCTGATATTCGGCCCTCTTTGCGCTGCCGCGGCCGGCATGGTGCTGGAATTGTGCGTGCGCCGGACCTACGGGAAAGCCCCGCTTTACGGTCTGCTGCTGACCTTTGGCGCGGCCCTCGTCATCGAGGAACTGATCCGCATATCCTGGGGGACCGGCGAGCAGAGCCTGACGGTGCCGCAACTCATCAACGGCGCTTTTCTCGCCGGCGGCATGATTTTCTCGAAATACAAGTTTTTCGCCGCCGGCTTCGCCGCGCTGTCGATCGTGTGCGTGTGGCTCTTTCTGGAGAAGACCCCCTACGGCGCCATCATCAAGGCCGGCAGCCATGACAGCGAAATGGTACGGGCCCTCGGCTATGACCTCAGCCGGCTGCGCCTGCTGGTCTTCGGCCTCGGAGCAGCATTGGCCGGCCTCGCCGGGGTCGTCATGGCGCCGATCTGGGGATTGCGGCCGCATATCGGCGTCGATGTCATCATCCCGGCCTTCCTGATCATCGTCCTCGGCGGCGTGGGCAGTTTCTGGGGTGCGGTGATCGCAGCTGCGCTGGTCGGCCTCGCAGTCGGGATTACCGGCGCCTATGCACCGGCATGGTCAATGCTGTCGATGTACCTGCTCCTGATCGCAGTGGTCACGTTCCGCGCCCGGGGCCTCATGGGCCGCAAGAGCGCGCTGGAGAACTGA
- a CDS encoding ABC transporter substrate-binding protein yields MSNSKITRRGLLGGAAVGGVATFAGPWKHNRVWAQSTDKPIRIGITSDASGQYANSGASDRRGMLMAIEEANARGGALGRKIEFMHIDTETTPATGSRVAERLISREECGFLIGAVSSGVANAVSQVAQRYGVIYMNTNSSSPTESGQNCHRVKFVWDGNGTNFSKAAVRNAISTYGEKVVLLTNDYVWGHDTAKSTRALVDQHGGTVVEEILIPQGTRDFSAALLKIQQINPDIVAAAVGGDDQIAMRQQVAQLGMGSKPAWINNQQDWPDVYGLPLDNLFGVFGTTWYYGLDLPGVKEFVDRYQAMYPDTSMRVPGNVFYNGYMATRELLNAIERADSTNNIAVIKQLEGHVMSAEERMQHHVAVIDPNTHQVQQTIYLATANDEPRDENDMFRILTQSDPNDVRDEGSLEACKLESYEDTPAFDA; encoded by the coding sequence ATGTCAAATTCGAAAATAACCCGCCGCGGGCTGCTTGGCGGCGCTGCCGTTGGCGGTGTCGCGACGTTTGCAGGACCTTGGAAACACAATCGTGTCTGGGCGCAGTCAACGGATAAACCGATCCGCATCGGCATCACGTCGGACGCTTCCGGCCAATACGCGAATTCCGGGGCCTCCGATCGCAGGGGGATGCTGATGGCGATCGAGGAGGCCAACGCGCGTGGCGGGGCGCTCGGCCGGAAAATCGAGTTCATGCATATCGACACCGAAACCACACCGGCCACCGGCTCGCGGGTCGCCGAGCGGCTGATCAGCCGTGAAGAGTGCGGGTTCCTGATCGGGGCTGTCAGCTCGGGCGTTGCCAACGCCGTCAGTCAGGTGGCCCAGCGCTATGGCGTCATCTACATGAACACCAACTCGTCTTCGCCGACGGAAAGCGGGCAGAATTGTCACCGTGTGAAATTCGTCTGGGACGGCAACGGCACCAACTTCTCGAAGGCTGCGGTCCGGAACGCGATATCGACATATGGCGAAAAGGTCGTGCTGCTGACCAATGACTATGTCTGGGGGCACGACACCGCAAAGTCCACCCGCGCCCTTGTCGACCAGCACGGTGGAACCGTGGTCGAGGAAATCCTGATCCCGCAGGGCACGCGGGACTTTTCCGCGGCTCTGCTCAAGATCCAGCAGATCAACCCCGACATTGTTGCGGCGGCGGTTGGCGGGGATGACCAGATTGCAATGCGCCAGCAGGTTGCCCAGCTCGGCATGGGGTCAAAGCCCGCCTGGATCAATAACCAGCAGGACTGGCCGGATGTCTACGGACTGCCGCTCGACAACCTGTTCGGCGTGTTCGGCACCACCTGGTACTACGGACTGGATCTGCCCGGCGTGAAGGAGTTCGTCGACCGGTATCAGGCCATGTATCCGGACACGTCGATGCGTGTGCCGGGCAACGTGTTCTACAACGGCTATATGGCCACCCGCGAACTGCTGAACGCGATCGAGCGGGCGGATTCGACCAACAATATCGCCGTCATCAAGCAACTCGAAGGGCACGTCATGTCCGCCGAAGAGCGGATGCAGCACCACGTTGCGGTGATCGACCCGAATACCCACCAGGTCCAGCAGACAATCTACCTGGCAACGGCCAATGATGAGCCGAGGGATGAAAACGACATGTTCAGGATACTGACGCAGTCAGATCCGAACGACGTCCGTGATGAGGGAAGCCTCGAGGCCTGCAAGCTCGAAAGCTACGAAGACACGCCCGCTTTCGACGCCTGA
- a CDS encoding MurR/RpiR family transcriptional regulator, which yields MIDDTPQSAPAHPATFDALRQDIRDRFQGLSPHLQRIARASLEEPNMIALNTTQAIAGQLGVQPSTLIRFSKEFGFAGFSDLQKVYRQRLIEGEAAVRDRVSVSATDTAPDVEQLLTSALEAQRGALDSLEKTFDRSSLEQAVRILRSARHIYIAGLRRSRPIADYLHYGFLRSERACSLLDFAGGMAAPQIATMEREDVLIAIAFPPYSNPVVDAVMDAHVSGKVVLAITDSADSPLSRYSNTALLLEADATSRLQPIGAAITLAQILIMAVT from the coding sequence ATGATCGACGACACACCACAATCCGCGCCTGCGCATCCGGCGACCTTTGACGCATTGCGGCAGGATATTCGCGACAGATTTCAGGGGCTTAGCCCTCATTTGCAGCGCATCGCGCGTGCCTCGCTCGAGGAGCCGAACATGATTGCGCTCAACACGACGCAGGCGATCGCCGGTCAGCTCGGCGTTCAACCGTCAACGCTCATCAGGTTTTCCAAGGAGTTTGGCTTCGCGGGATTTTCAGACCTGCAGAAGGTCTACAGGCAGCGCCTGATCGAAGGCGAGGCAGCCGTCAGAGACCGGGTCAGCGTCAGCGCCACAGACACGGCTCCCGATGTCGAGCAACTGCTCACCTCCGCTCTCGAGGCGCAACGAGGCGCCCTGGACAGCCTGGAGAAAACGTTTGACCGAAGCTCGCTGGAACAGGCTGTGCGTATCCTTCGCTCGGCCCGTCATATCTATATTGCCGGACTTCGGCGTTCGCGCCCGATCGCGGATTACCTGCATTATGGTTTCCTGAGGAGCGAACGGGCGTGTTCGCTTCTGGATTTCGCAGGGGGCATGGCGGCGCCGCAGATCGCAACCATGGAGCGCGAGGACGTCCTCATTGCGATAGCCTTCCCGCCCTACTCGAACCCGGTCGTGGACGCCGTGATGGACGCCCATGTTTCCGGAAAAGTCGTCCTGGCAATAACCGACAGTGCCGACAGTCCGCTAAGCCGTTACAGCAACACCGCACTCTTGCTTGAAGCCGACGCCACAAGCCGGCTGCAACCAATCGGAGCAGCGATCACCCTGGCGCAAATTCTCATCATGGCGGTGACATAA
- a CDS encoding LysR family transcriptional regulator — MLDGVSLDQLRMFVAAADEGSFSAAARRLNRTQSAVSETMANLEAQLAVRLFDRSARYPQLTTEGGVLLADARAIVASVDSMKARAKGISGGLEAELAAVIDVFFPITAIAEVAHAFRAQFPATPLRLYVEALGGAVQPVLDGRASFALVGSLPTLPAGLVAERVTSVSFIMVAAADHPLTRYGGVIPRDELAQHVQLVLTDRSDLSAGRDFGVMSPSTWRLGDLFAKHAFLLSGLGWGGMPLHTVADDIAEGRLVELPIQDMPPGGLQLTISAVYPLAAPPGPAGRWLIERLKQCSNDTTAQEAPVDSVERNRPVHQGSHG, encoded by the coding sequence ATGCTGGACGGTGTATCACTTGACCAGTTGCGCATGTTCGTTGCTGCGGCTGATGAAGGAAGCTTTTCCGCGGCGGCACGCCGGCTGAATCGGACGCAGTCCGCCGTCAGCGAAACCATGGCCAATCTCGAGGCCCAGCTTGCGGTCAGACTGTTCGACCGGAGCGCCAGATACCCGCAGCTGACGACAGAGGGCGGCGTCCTGCTTGCCGATGCGCGCGCGATCGTTGCGAGCGTCGACAGCATGAAGGCGCGCGCGAAGGGCATATCCGGCGGACTGGAAGCGGAGCTGGCGGCGGTGATCGACGTCTTTTTCCCGATAACGGCCATTGCCGAGGTGGCGCACGCGTTTCGCGCTCAATTTCCCGCCACGCCGTTGCGGCTTTATGTTGAAGCGCTTGGCGGCGCGGTGCAGCCCGTGTTGGATGGCCGCGCAAGCTTCGCCCTGGTCGGGTCCCTGCCGACGCTGCCCGCCGGCCTTGTGGCTGAAAGGGTCACCAGCGTCAGCTTCATCATGGTTGCCGCAGCCGACCATCCACTGACGCGTTATGGCGGCGTTATTCCTCGCGATGAGCTGGCACAACACGTTCAACTGGTGCTCACCGATCGATCGGATCTCTCGGCCGGCCGCGATTTCGGCGTCATGTCGCCCTCTACCTGGCGGCTGGGGGACCTTTTTGCCAAGCACGCCTTTCTGCTCAGCGGTCTGGGATGGGGCGGCATGCCGCTTCACACGGTCGCGGATGATATTGCCGAGGGACGGCTGGTCGAACTTCCGATCCAGGATATGCCGCCGGGTGGCCTCCAGCTGACGATTTCCGCGGTCTACCCGCTCGCCGCGCCTCCAGGACCCGCGGGCCGCTGGCTGATCGAGCGCCTCAAGCAGTGTTCAAATGACACAACCGCGCAAGAAGCGCCTGTCGACAGCGTTGAGAGAAACCGGCCCGTCCACCAGGGCAGCCACGGTTGA
- a CDS encoding FMN-dependent NADH-azoreductase — protein MFNAIRNFLSRTDKAPARGRPEDQPVTTILHIDSSILGGHSVSRTLTAEIVARQQALHPGAHVIRRDLVDDAAMHLSDDHISVFQGGEVGDAALGQDLATGAAYIDDLFAADIIVIGAPMYNFTIPTQLKGWVDRVCVAGRTFQYGANGPEGLVKGKKVFVASARGGIYTGDSPSANLDHQESYLLGVLAFIGLTDVTVIRAEGLALGDEVKAAAVAGAKEQIERLAA, from the coding sequence ATGTTCAACGCAATCAGGAACTTCCTGTCCCGCACTGATAAAGCCCCCGCGAGAGGGCGGCCGGAGGATCAACCCGTGACGACCATTCTGCACATCGATTCCAGCATTCTTGGCGGCCATTCGGTCAGCCGGACGCTCACCGCCGAAATCGTGGCCCGGCAGCAGGCACTCCACCCCGGGGCGCATGTCATACGCAGGGATCTCGTCGACGATGCTGCCATGCATCTGTCGGATGATCACATCTCCGTTTTCCAGGGCGGGGAAGTCGGCGATGCCGCGCTCGGCCAGGACCTTGCCACCGGTGCCGCCTATATCGACGATCTGTTTGCCGCCGACATCATCGTCATCGGCGCGCCGATGTACAATTTCACCATCCCGACGCAGCTGAAGGGCTGGGTGGACCGTGTCTGTGTCGCCGGTCGCACGTTCCAGTACGGGGCGAACGGCCCCGAGGGGCTGGTGAAAGGCAAGAAGGTCTTCGTTGCTTCGGCCCGCGGCGGCATTTACACCGGCGACAGCCCCTCGGCAAACCTCGATCACCAGGAAAGCTACCTGCTCGGCGTGCTCGCCTTCATCGGCCTGACCGATGTCACGGTGATCCGTGCGGAGGGCCTTGCCCTCGGCGACGAGGTCAAGGCAGCGGCCGTTGCCGGGGCCAAGGAGCAGATCGAAAGGCTGGCGGCCTGA
- a CDS encoding GntR family transcriptional regulator — MNRKSNLLVHDDREIVGSAQPPRIKRISASQQIHDALRERIVSLELAPGEGLARMDIAEYYGVSQTPVRDAMMKLEEEGLLSIYPQSKTVVSKIDVDQARETQFLRLSVEVEVARRLARDAGRDGLETARKVLTMQKEALDAEDLGRFARLDKLFHHALCEGAGVANLWRLIDSRSGHIDRLRNLNLPDPGKPANIMHYHDEIVNAIEAGDAAAAEKAVREHLSGTLAAVDQIMAHHPDFF; from the coding sequence ATGAACAGGAAAAGCAATCTGCTGGTCCATGACGATCGCGAGATCGTCGGCAGCGCGCAGCCGCCCCGCATAAAGCGGATTTCGGCCAGTCAACAGATCCATGATGCCTTGCGCGAAAGGATCGTCTCGCTCGAACTGGCCCCCGGAGAGGGTCTTGCGAGGATGGACATCGCCGAATATTACGGCGTCAGCCAGACCCCCGTCCGCGATGCGATGATGAAGCTCGAGGAGGAAGGTCTCCTCTCGATCTATCCCCAGTCCAAGACCGTGGTTTCGAAAATCGACGTCGATCAGGCGCGCGAAACGCAGTTCCTGCGCCTGTCAGTGGAAGTCGAGGTTGCACGGCGCCTCGCACGGGATGCCGGCAGGGACGGGCTGGAAACCGCGCGAAAGGTGCTCACGATGCAGAAGGAGGCGCTGGACGCCGAAGACCTCGGCCGTTTCGCCCGGCTCGACAAGCTCTTCCACCATGCGCTGTGCGAGGGGGCGGGGGTCGCCAACCTCTGGAGGCTGATCGACTCCCGGTCGGGCCACATCGACCGGTTGCGCAACCTCAACCTGCCGGATCCTGGCAAGCCGGCAAACATCATGCATTATCACGACGAAATCGTGAACGCGATCGAGGCCGGCGATGCGGCCGCGGCGGAAAAGGCGGTCCGGGAACACCTTTCGGGCACGCTTGCGGCCGTCGACCAGATCATGGCGCACCATCCCGACTTCTTCTGA
- the dctP gene encoding TRAP transporter substrate-binding protein DctP encodes MKFTATAVLVASISTLATVAGAETLTIQTSFNSGDFSTQYLTENWLPKIEEMTDGRISITLTANGSVVPARETPEAVAAGVLDGDFTSVNYFSGLEPAYAIMGDLISGYDTPEQMLGFCKDGGGEAVMQKAADSITGGEVHVVACGPYSREALPARVPIRTFEDLEGKKIRSPEGLAAAVFQAAGASPVSIPFSEVFGALEKGIVDAADASAYVNNDATGLHDVAPYPLYPGIHSMPSMQFTINKEKWDALSEADRTALRDWWYEAMYAMVAEVSKKDKELAERDAAGEKVTVIDWAQEDRDQLREVARSQWEVFAQKSELAQEALEANIKYMTEIGLFKN; translated from the coding sequence ATGAAATTCACTGCGACCGCGGTGCTCGTAGCATCGATCTCGACACTGGCGACCGTCGCCGGCGCGGAGACACTCACCATCCAGACCTCGTTCAACTCCGGCGACTTTTCGACCCAGTACCTGACGGAGAACTGGCTGCCGAAGATCGAGGAAATGACCGACGGCCGGATTTCGATCACGCTGACCGCCAACGGGTCGGTTGTTCCGGCGCGTGAGACGCCTGAAGCGGTTGCCGCCGGCGTACTCGACGGTGACTTCACCTCCGTGAACTATTTCTCCGGTCTCGAGCCGGCATACGCGATCATGGGCGATCTGATTTCCGGTTATGACACACCCGAACAGATGCTCGGCTTCTGCAAGGACGGCGGCGGCGAGGCCGTTATGCAAAAGGCGGCCGATTCGATTACCGGCGGCGAGGTCCATGTCGTTGCTTGCGGCCCTTATTCGCGCGAAGCGCTTCCGGCGCGCGTGCCGATCCGCACTTTCGAGGACCTTGAAGGCAAGAAGATCCGGTCGCCGGAAGGTCTTGCGGCCGCGGTGTTCCAGGCCGCCGGCGCATCGCCGGTTTCCATTCCGTTTTCCGAGGTGTTCGGCGCTCTGGAAAAGGGCATCGTCGATGCGGCCGACGCATCGGCCTACGTGAACAACGATGCCACCGGCCTTCACGATGTTGCGCCCTACCCGCTCTACCCGGGCATCCACTCCATGCCGTCGATGCAGTTCACCATCAACAAGGAAAAATGGGATGCGCTGTCGGAAGCGGACCGGACGGCCCTGCGCGACTGGTGGTACGAGGCAATGTACGCCATGGTCGCCGAAGTTTCCAAAAAGGACAAGGAGCTGGCCGAGAGGGATGCTGCCGGCGAAAAGGTCACGGTGATCGACTGGGCCCAGGAGGATCGCGATCAGCTCCGCGAAGTCGCCCGCTCGCAGTGGGAGGTCTTTGCCCAGAAGTCGGAACTTGCCCAGGAAGCGCTCGAAGCCAACATCAAGTACATGACCGAGATCGGTCTCTTCAAGAACTAG